CACCAGCCCCTTCCACGCGTCGATGTTCTTCGGATCTCTCTCGAGCACCTTGCGGTAGAGCGAATACGCCTGGTCCAGCCGGTTGGCCTGCACCAGTAACCCGGCAAACTGCATCTGCGTATCGCTCTCCAGCCCCTTGGCATCCGCTGGGACGGGCAGATTCAGTGCTGCCTGCAACACCTGCTGCGCATCCGCCGGGCGGCCGGAGTCCGTATAGGCCGAAGCCAGCGCCTGGAGGAAGATCGGGTCCTGCATCAACTGCGCCCGCACCGCCACTGGAATCTTCTGCTCGGTTTCGATAGCCTGCGGGGCATTGCCGCCGCCGTACTGAGCCTGAAAGAGTCCTCGCCAGGCGTGCGGAGCCTGCGGCCGAGCCTTCACGAACCCGGCAAAGACCGTCTCCGCCGCGTCATACTTCTGAGCCGTCAGCAGCGTGCCGCCCAGCGCCTCGAGGGCCTCCGGGCTTCCAGGGCGCATCATCAGCGCCTGCCGGTAGTTCTTCTCCGCCCCGGACAAATCGTTCGCCTTCACCGCGGCGGCACCGTCGGCCATCGTGTTCCAGAAGCGAGAGGTAGCCAGCGCCGCATCCAGCCCAGGGTCCTTCGCGCCGTTCGCCTTGGCCTGCGCCAGGAAGTTGATGGCCCCACCGAAGTTGGACTGCTGCATCCGGATGTAGCCCATGCCCGCAAGCGCGTTGGCGTTATTCGGATTCTCGGCCAGGCTGGCCTTGAAGTGCCTCTCGGCCTCGTCCAGATGCTTGGCGTTCAGCGCCCGGTATCCGGCCTGGTCCTCAGCCGAGCGTACCCGGTCGGCTGCCGCGCGCGGAGTCTCATGCGGCTGGTCCTTGAGCGCCTGAGCCAGTTGGGCATCCTGATGCTGTGCCAGGTAAGCCTTGATATCGGCTGCCGAGGCCGGGCTCTGCGCGTCCCACAGCAGCGCCTGCCGCAGCGCCGCAATCGCCTGCGAGTCCTTCGGATAACCCTCGAGCAGCCTGCGCCCCTCGGTCCGGGTCTTCGGGTTGTAGGTCAGGATGCGCCCCAACTGCACCTGGTAGCGCGAGTCGGAGGGAAACTTCGCCGCCAGCGCCCGCAGCCCGGCGATGGCGTGGGCGCGGCCTGCCTCGGTGGCCGCCTCGGTCTCGTAGTAGCCCAGCGCCGCGTCGCCCGGCGGCGGCTCGTTGCCGTAGATCTGGCGGTAGACCTGCATCGCCTGCTCGTACTGCCCCGCCTGCGCCAGCCTGCCGGCCTGCTGCAACAGAGTGTTGTTGTCCTTCCGGGTCTGCAGGCTCTCGGCTCGCTGGATTCCCGGATCGTTGGGGTTGATCGCCCTCAGGCGGTCGAGATACGTCTTGGCCAGAGCCTGATCCCCGTTCAGCTTGGCCGCGCGCGCCAGCCCGGCCAGGGCCTCGGTGTTCCGGGGATCGGCAAGCAGCACCTGCTGCCAGGTCTGCGACGCCATATCCATGCGTCCGCGCTGCTCCAGCGTATCTGCCTTGTCCAGCAGACCCCGCGTCGCCGACTGCCCGGCGACCTGCGCCCGTAGCGCCACGCACGCGGGCGAGAACCCGGCCAGGCCGAGCATCAGGGCCGGAGCCCATAACCGGCTCGGGGACCACGGCCGAATTGCTGTCCAGCTCAGGAGTTCAGAATGGCTCTTCATAAGGATTTCGTCGCGCTGCCTACTAGCTCTTTGCTGCTTGTCGGAATAAAGGGCTGCTGGTCTGTGGAATAGGTGAGCCATGTAGAGAGTACCGGGTTTTCCAACCGATGCCACACGTTTTCCGTCGGCGCATGATGACACTTAAAGCTCATCATTTCAATTCCTTTCTACCTCTTCCACTTAAGTTGCAGCCTGCCGTCGCGGTCGAACCGGTATCGCCCTTCGCTCCAACCTACAGAAAACAGCGCCAGATTCTGGTCGTAGTAGTCCACCCCGTGACCGTAGAGCCCGGTTCCGGTGTCCCTGGTCGCGGCCAGCCGGTCGGCCTGCACCTTCGCCTGCTCCTTCATCCCCAGCGACTCCAGAAACGGGATGACGGCAGCGGAGAAACCCGGCGGCGAGTCCGCCTGCAAGACCTTGCCCGTAGCGTCCACTTCGAGCGGCGGCGTCAGCGCCCCGCGCATATAGCCCGACATGCCCCCCAACTGCCCGAAGAGCTGCTTCAGCCCCGGAGTAGCCGGGTCCGAGATGCCCGCCCACAGGTACACCCGGATCGCGTCGTAGCTGCCCACCGGCTTCTCCGTATGCGATCCCTGCATCGCGGACGACACCACCGGCTTCAGCCCCGACGCGGTGACCGCTACCCAGTCCATCGCGTAGCCGGAGCTTGTGCCGCCCGTCACCAGCGAGGGGAAAGAGGTCTTCACCATGCTCCACGGTCCCTTGGGCATGGTCACCGCCAGGTAGGTCAGCACGGGCAGAGGAAAGTAGCTCGGGTTGGTGATCCACGTCTTCGCGTCGGGATGAAAGCCGCTTGGTCCGGCCATCAGCGTGGTCCCGAAGTTGGGCACCTCGACGACCTCCTGCTGGGCGATTCGGCTGACCAGCATCTGTCCCAGCTTGGCGTAGCGCGGCTCCTGCCACAGGCGGCCCGCCTCGAGCAGCGTATAGGCCAGCCACAGGTCGGCGTCCGTGGCCGAGCTGGGGTCCAGCGTCTTCCACTCCCCGGCGGCGTTCTTGCCCCAGTTCCAGCTCGGCAGATGCAGCGTCAGGTCTCCGCTCGCAAGGTTAGTCTCGGTCCACCCCAGCATCTTGTCGAAGCGCGCCCGATCGTTAGCGACGAGGGCAAAGAACAGCCCGTACGCCTGCCCCTCGCTGGTGGTGTGGTCGGCGGCCGAGTGGTCGATGACCCGGCCCTGAACGTCCACAAACCGCTGCGCATAGGCATCCCACAACGGCCACCCCTGCTGCTCGGCGCGGCACCCGCTGGCCGACCACGCGGCCAGCATGATGGCCAGCGCCAGCACGCCGGTCCACCACCTTCTCGAAGACTGCTGCGAAGCTCCAACTCTCTTTTCGCCCAACAAACAAAACTCCCCGGCAAACTCTCTGGCTGGTAAACATCGTTAGGGTGACTACGGCTAACTCTCGCTCCAGCGGGCCGTGCGCAAGCCCGACGATGCCAGCGGAGCGACTCCGCGCAGCCACGTCGCAATGCCCATGTAATCCTCCGACACCTGCGCCTCCGGAGCGTAATCGACCACCGTCATCCCCTCGGCCAGCGCCTCGCTGACCGCAGGAGCGCGGCGGATCACCGACGGCAGCAGACGGTCGCCCAACTGGCGGCGCAGCACCTCGCGCACGTCCAGATGCAACGGCAGCGAAGAGTCGAACTGGTTC
This is a stretch of genomic DNA from Granulicella sp. WH15. It encodes these proteins:
- the bcsZ gene encoding cellulose synthase complex periplasmic endoglucanase BcsZ, yielding MGEKRVGASQQSSRRWWTGVLALAIMLAAWSASGCRAEQQGWPLWDAYAQRFVDVQGRVIDHSAADHTTSEGQAYGLFFALVANDRARFDKMLGWTETNLASGDLTLHLPSWNWGKNAAGEWKTLDPSSATDADLWLAYTLLEAGRLWQEPRYAKLGQMLVSRIAQQEVVEVPNFGTTLMAGPSGFHPDAKTWITNPSYFPLPVLTYLAVTMPKGPWSMVKTSFPSLVTGGTSSGYAMDWVAVTASGLKPVVSSAMQGSHTEKPVGSYDAIRVYLWAGISDPATPGLKQLFGQLGGMSGYMRGALTPPLEVDATGKVLQADSPPGFSAAVIPFLESLGMKEQAKVQADRLAATRDTGTGLYGHGVDYYDQNLALFSVGWSEGRYRFDRDGRLQLKWKR